In one window of Pseudomonadota bacterium DNA:
- a CDS encoding choice-of-anchor B family protein, whose protein sequence is MNTQCTSRIQRGLALCWLALPLGMGACSSDPVASSGPGAGSGVPGPGAAGTGTAGPGGAGTGVAGIGVAGIGVAGTGGLPVAGAGPGAGGMGPAGPLGPPPQVTACAAKTKACTNGKAGKYACKAVDLLAYVDAKDMQGPQVNDIWGWEDPMTGTEYALVCLDNGMAFVDISNPCEPLFLGQLRGHGGMVSKWRDVKVFKDHAFIVADSAGNHGLQVFDLTQLRNVTAPPMSFQETAHLASFPDAHNIGLNEESGFAYAVSAGGCAVRMIDVNDPLNPRDVGCYGTTGRGTHDIQCVNYKGPDAAYAGKEICLSSARSGLQIDDVSDKTNVVKIGEVTYPNASTVHQGWLTEDHQYFLLGDEGDESTHQVKTTTYILDVRQLAMPKVIGKYVARTPAIDHNLYIKGTYAYQANYAAGLRILDISNIAMGKLKEVAFFDSFPPNNAASFDGVWSVYPFFRSGIVVLSGNHLWVLYPTGLTQTAPF, encoded by the coding sequence TTGCGTCCAGCGGGCCCGGGGCTGGCAGCGGCGTACCTGGCCCGGGCGCAGCCGGCACGGGTACGGCGGGCCCGGGCGGGGCAGGAACCGGCGTCGCTGGCATCGGCGTCGCTGGCATCGGCGTCGCCGGTACGGGCGGTCTGCCCGTTGCCGGCGCTGGTCCAGGCGCGGGAGGGATGGGGCCGGCCGGACCGCTTGGTCCACCTCCGCAAGTCACGGCCTGCGCCGCGAAGACGAAGGCCTGCACCAACGGCAAGGCGGGCAAGTACGCCTGCAAGGCGGTCGACCTCTTGGCCTACGTGGACGCCAAGGACATGCAGGGCCCGCAGGTCAACGATATCTGGGGCTGGGAAGACCCCATGACCGGCACCGAGTACGCGCTCGTCTGCCTCGATAACGGCATGGCGTTCGTGGATATCAGCAACCCCTGCGAGCCGCTGTTCCTGGGCCAGCTCAGGGGTCACGGCGGCATGGTCAGCAAGTGGCGCGACGTCAAGGTCTTCAAGGACCACGCCTTCATCGTGGCCGACAGCGCCGGCAACCACGGCCTGCAGGTCTTTGACCTTACGCAGCTGCGCAACGTGACGGCGCCTCCGATGAGCTTCCAGGAGACCGCGCACCTCGCGAGCTTTCCGGACGCCCACAACATCGGCCTGAACGAGGAGAGCGGGTTTGCCTATGCGGTGAGCGCGGGTGGCTGCGCGGTGCGGATGATCGATGTCAACGATCCGCTCAATCCCAGGGACGTGGGCTGCTACGGCACGACCGGGCGCGGCACCCACGACATCCAGTGCGTCAACTACAAGGGGCCGGATGCTGCCTATGCGGGCAAGGAGATCTGCCTGAGCTCGGCGCGCTCGGGCCTTCAGATCGACGACGTGAGCGACAAGACCAACGTCGTCAAGATCGGCGAGGTGACCTACCCGAACGCGTCGACCGTGCATCAGGGCTGGCTGACCGAGGATCACCAGTACTTCCTGCTCGGCGACGAGGGCGACGAGTCCACGCACCAAGTCAAGACCACGACCTACATTCTGGATGTCCGGCAGCTCGCCATGCCCAAGGTGATCGGCAAGTACGTGGCGCGCACACCCGCGATCGACCACAACCTGTACATCAAAGGCACCTACGCCTATCAGGCCAACTATGCGGCGGGGCTGCGCATCCTGGATATCTCGAACATCGCCATGGGCAAGCTCAAGGAAGTGGCCTTCTTCGACAGCTTCCCGCCCAACAACGCTGCGAGCTTCGACGGCGTCTGGAGCGTGTATCCCTTTTTCCGAAGCGGGATCGTCGTGCTGAGCGGCAACCACCTATGGGTCCTCTATCCCACGGGTCTGACCCAGACTGCGCCCTTCTGA